A genome region from Pseudorca crassidens isolate mPseCra1 chromosome 20, mPseCra1.hap1, whole genome shotgun sequence includes the following:
- the SLC8A2 gene encoding sodium/calcium exchanger 2 isoform X1, which yields MATLALVGFALLLGTPPCSGAATPTPSLPPPPANDSDASSMGGCQGSNRCQPGVLLPVWEPDDPSLGDKAARAVVYFVAMVYMFLGVSIIADRFMASIEVITSKEKEITITKSNGETSVGTVRIWNETVSNLTLMALGSSAPEILLSVIEVCGHNFQAGELGPGTIVGSAAFNMFVVIAVCIYVIPAGESRKIKHLRVFFVTASWSIFAYVWLYLILAVFSPGVVQVWEALLTLVFFPVCVVFAWMADKRLLFYKYVYKRYRTDPRSGIIIGAEGDPPKSIELDGTFLGAEAPGEVGGLGPGPAEARELDASRREVIQILKDLKQKHPDKDLEQLVGIANYYALLHQQKSRAFYRIQATRLMTGAGNVLRRHAVDASRRATSAEGPGEDEDDGASRIFFEPSLYHCLENCGSVLLSVTCQGGEGNSTFYVDYRTEDGSAKAGSDYEYSEGTLVFKPGETLKELRIGIIDDDIFEEDEHFFVRLLNLRVGDAQGMFEPDGGGRPKGRLVAPLLATVTILDDDHAGIFSFQDRLLHVSECMGTVDVRVVRSSGARGTVRLPYRTVDGTARGGGVHYEDACGELEFGDDETMKTLQVKIVDDEEYEKKDNFFIELGQPQWLKRGISALLLSQGDGDRKLTAEEEEARRIAEMGKPVLGENCRLEVIIEESYDFKNTVDKLIKKTNLALVIGTHSWREQFLEAITVSAGDEEEEEDGSREERLPSCFDYVMHFLTVFWKVLFACVPPTEYCHGWACFGVCILVIGLLTALIGDLASHFGCTVGLKDSVNAVVFVALGTSIPDTFASKVAALQDQCADASIGNVTGSNAVNVFLGLGVAWSVAAVYWAVQGRPFEVRTGTLAFSVTLFTVFAFVGIAVLLYRRRPHIGGELGGPRGPKLATTALFLGLWFLYILFASLEAYCHIRGF from the exons ATGGCTACCCTGGCCTTGGTGGGGTTTGCACTCCTCCTGGGGACTCCCCCATGCTCAGGGGCAGCCACCCCGACCCCCTCCCTGCCGCCTCCCCCAGCCAACGACAGCGATGCCAGCAGCATGGGGGGCTGCCAGGGCTCCAACCGCTGCCAGCCAGGGGTCCTGCTGCCCGTTTGGGAGCCCGATGACCCGTCGCTGGGGGACAAAGCAGCGCGGGCCGTGGTCTACTTTGTGGCCATGGTCTACATGTTCCTGGGTGTATCCATCATTGCCGACCGCTTCATGGCATCCATCGAGGTCATCACGTCCAAGGAGAAAGAGATCACTATCACTAAGTCCAACGGCGAGACCAGCGTGGGCACCGTCCGCATCTGGAATGAGACTGTGTCCAACCTCACACTCATGGCCCTGGGCTCCTCGGCCCCTGAGATCCTGCTGTCTGTTATTGAGGTCTGCGGCCACAACTTCCAGGCGGGCGAGCTGGGTCCGGGCACCATCGTGGGCAGCGCCGCCTTCAACATGTTTGTGGTCATTGCCGTGTGCATCTACGTCATCCCGGCCGGTGAGAGCCGCAAGATCAAGCACCTGAGAGTCTTCTTCGTCACCGCTTCCTGGAGTATCTTCGCCTATGTCTGGCTTTATCTCATCCTTGCCGTCTTCTCCCCGGGTGTGGTCCAG GTGTGGGAGGCGCTGCTGACCCTCGTCTTCTTCCCGGTGTGCGTGGTGTTCGCCTGGATGGCTGACAAGCGGCTGCTCTTCTACAAGTACGTGTACAAGCGCTACCGCACCGACCCGCGCAGCGGCATCATCATCGGCGCCGagggcgacccccccaagagCATCGAGCTGGACGGCACGTTCTTGGGCGCCGAGGCGCCGGGCGAGGTgggcggcctgggcccggggCCCGCCGAGGCCCGCGAGCTGGACGCCAGCCGCCGCGAGGTCATCCAGATCCTCAAGGACCTCAAGCAGAAGCACCCGGACAAGGACCTGGAGCAGCTGGTGGGCATTGCCAACTACTACGCGCTGCTGCACCAGCAGAAGAGCCGCGCCTTCTACCGCATCCAGGCCACGCGGCTTATGACGGGCGCGGGCAACGTGCTGCGGCGACACGCGGTGGACGCTTCGCGCAGGGCCACCTCGGCCGAGGGCCCCGGCGAGGACGAGGACGACGGCGCCAGCCGCATCTTCTTTGAGCCCAGCCTCTACCACTGCCTGGAGAACTGTGGCTCCGTGCTGCTGTCCGTCACCTGCCAAGGCGGCGAGGGCAACAGCACCTTCTACGTGGACTACCGCACGGAGGACGGCTCCGCCAAGGCCGGCTCCGACTATGAGTACAG CGAGGGCACGCTGGTGTTCAAGCCGGGCGAGACACTGAAGGAGCTGCGTATCGGCATCATCGACGACGACATCTTCGAGGAGGACGAGCACTTCTTCGTgcggctgctgaacctgcgcgtggGCGACGCGCAGGGCATGTTCGAGCCCGACGGCGGCGGGCGGCCCAAGGGGCGGCTGGTGGCGCCTCTGCTGGCCACCGTCACCATCCTGGACGACGACCACGCGGGCATCTTCTCCTTCCAGGACCGCCTGCTGCACGTGAGCGAGTGCATGGGCACCGTGGACGTGCGCGTCGTGCGCAGCTCGGGCGCGCGCGGCACCGTGCGCCTCCCCTACCGCACAGTGGACGGGACGGCGCGCGGCGGCGGCGTGCACTACGAGGACGCGTGCGGCGAGCTCGAGTTCGGCGACGACGAGACCAT GAAAACTCTTCAGGTGAAGATAGTTGATGATGAGGAATATGAGAAGAAGGATAATTTCTTCATCGAGCTGGGCCAGCCGCAGTGGCTTAAGCGAGGGATTTCAG ctCTGCTACTCAGTCAAG GGGATGGGGACAGGAAACTGACGGCTGAGGAGGAAGAGGCTCGGAGGATAGCAGAAATGGGCAAGCCGGTTCTTGGGGAAAACTGTCGACTGGAGGTCATCATTGAGGAGTCGTATGATTTTAAG AACACAGTGGataaactcatcaagaaaacgaACTTGGCTTTGGTGATTGGGACCCATTCGTGGAGAGAGCAGTTTTTAGAGGCAATTACGGTGAGCGCAG gagacgaggaggaggaggaggacgggtCCCGGGAGGAGCGACTGCCGTCATGCTTTGACTACGTCATGCACTTCCTGACGGTGTTCTGGAAGGTTCTGTTCGCCTGCGTGCCCCCTACCGAGTACTGCCACGGCTGGGCCTGCTTCGGTGTCTGCATCCTGGTCATCGGGCTGCTCACCGCCCTCATTGGGGACCTCGCCTCCCACTTTGGCTGCACCGTTGGCCTCAAGGACTCTGTCAACGCTGTCGTCTTCGTGGCCCTGGGCACCTCCATCCCCG ACACGTTCGCCAGCAAGGTGGCGGCGCTGCAGGACCAGTGCGCCGACGCATCCATCGGCAACGTGACGGGCTCCAACGCCGTGAACGTGTTCCTGGGCCTGGGCGTGGCCTGGTCGGTGGCCGCCGTGTACTGGGCGGTGCAGGGCCGCCCCTTCGAGGTGCGCACCGGCACGCTGGCTTTCTCCGTCACGCTCTTCACCGTCTTCGCCTTCGTGGGGATCGCCGTGCTGCTGTACCGGCGCCGGCCGCACATCGGCGGCGAGCTGGGCGGCCCGCGCGGCCCCAAGCTCGCCACCACCGCGCTCTTCCTGGGCCTCTGGTTCCTCTACATCCTCTTCGCCAGCCTGGAGGCTTACTGCCACATCCGGGGCTTCTAG
- the SLC8A2 gene encoding sodium/calcium exchanger 2 isoform X3 → MKTLQVKIVDDEEYEKKDNFFIELGQPQWLKRGISALLLSQGDGDRKLTAEEEEARRIAEMGKPVLGENCRLEVIIEESYDFKNTVDKLIKKTNLALVIGTHSWREQFLEAITVSAGDEEEEEDGSREERLPSCFDYVMHFLTVFWKVLFACVPPTEYCHGWACFGVCILVIGLLTALIGDLASHFGCTVGLKDSVNAVVFVALGTSIPDTFASKVAALQDQCADASIGNVTGSNAVNVFLGLGVAWSVAAVYWAVQGRPFEVRTGTLAFSVTLFTVFAFVGIAVLLYRRRPHIGGELGGPRGPKLATTALFLGLWFLYILFASLEAYCHIRGF, encoded by the exons AT GAAAACTCTTCAGGTGAAGATAGTTGATGATGAGGAATATGAGAAGAAGGATAATTTCTTCATCGAGCTGGGCCAGCCGCAGTGGCTTAAGCGAGGGATTTCAG ctCTGCTACTCAGTCAAG GGGATGGGGACAGGAAACTGACGGCTGAGGAGGAAGAGGCTCGGAGGATAGCAGAAATGGGCAAGCCGGTTCTTGGGGAAAACTGTCGACTGGAGGTCATCATTGAGGAGTCGTATGATTTTAAG AACACAGTGGataaactcatcaagaaaacgaACTTGGCTTTGGTGATTGGGACCCATTCGTGGAGAGAGCAGTTTTTAGAGGCAATTACGGTGAGCGCAG gagacgaggaggaggaggaggacgggtCCCGGGAGGAGCGACTGCCGTCATGCTTTGACTACGTCATGCACTTCCTGACGGTGTTCTGGAAGGTTCTGTTCGCCTGCGTGCCCCCTACCGAGTACTGCCACGGCTGGGCCTGCTTCGGTGTCTGCATCCTGGTCATCGGGCTGCTCACCGCCCTCATTGGGGACCTCGCCTCCCACTTTGGCTGCACCGTTGGCCTCAAGGACTCTGTCAACGCTGTCGTCTTCGTGGCCCTGGGCACCTCCATCCCCG ACACGTTCGCCAGCAAGGTGGCGGCGCTGCAGGACCAGTGCGCCGACGCATCCATCGGCAACGTGACGGGCTCCAACGCCGTGAACGTGTTCCTGGGCCTGGGCGTGGCCTGGTCGGTGGCCGCCGTGTACTGGGCGGTGCAGGGCCGCCCCTTCGAGGTGCGCACCGGCACGCTGGCTTTCTCCGTCACGCTCTTCACCGTCTTCGCCTTCGTGGGGATCGCCGTGCTGCTGTACCGGCGCCGGCCGCACATCGGCGGCGAGCTGGGCGGCCCGCGCGGCCCCAAGCTCGCCACCACCGCGCTCTTCCTGGGCCTCTGGTTCCTCTACATCCTCTTCGCCAGCCTGGAGGCTTACTGCCACATCCGGGGCTTCTAG
- the SLC8A2 gene encoding sodium/calcium exchanger 2 isoform X2 — MATLALVGFALLLGTPPCSGAATPTPSLPPPPANDSDASSMGGCQGSNRCQPGVLLPVWEPDDPSLGDKAARAVVYFVAMVYMFLGVSIIADRFMASIEVITSKEKEITITKSNGETSVGTVRIWNETVSNLTLMALGSSAPEILLSVIEVCGHNFQAGELGPGTIVGSAAFNMFVVIAVCIYVIPAGESRKIKHLRVFFVTASWSIFAYVWLYLILAVFSPGVVQVWEALLTLVFFPVCVVFAWMADKRLLFYKYVYKRYRTDPRSGIIIGAEGDPPKSIELDGTFLGAEAPGEVGGLGPGPAEARELDASRREVIQILKDLKQKHPDKDLEQLVGIANYYALLHQQKSRAFYRIQATRLMTGAGNVLRRHAVDASRRATSAEGPGEDEDDGASRIFFEPSLYHCLENCGSVLLSVTCQGGEGNSTFYVDYRTEDGSAKAGSDYEYSEGTLVFKPGETLKELRIGIIDDDIFEEDEHFFVRLLNLRVGDAQGMFEPDGGGRPKGRLVAPLLATVTILDDDHAGIFSFQDRLLHVSECMGTVDVRVVRSSGARGTVRLPYRTVDGTARGGGVHYEDACGELEFGDDETMKTLQVKIVDDEEYEKKDNFFIELGQPQWLKRGISALLLSQGDGDRKLTAEEEEARRIAEMGKPVLGENCRLEVIIEESYDFKNTVDKLIKKTNLALVIGTHSWREQFLEAITVSADTFASKVAALQDQCADASIGNVTGSNAVNVFLGLGVAWSVAAVYWAVQGRPFEVRTGTLAFSVTLFTVFAFVGIAVLLYRRRPHIGGELGGPRGPKLATTALFLGLWFLYILFASLEAYCHIRGF, encoded by the exons ATGGCTACCCTGGCCTTGGTGGGGTTTGCACTCCTCCTGGGGACTCCCCCATGCTCAGGGGCAGCCACCCCGACCCCCTCCCTGCCGCCTCCCCCAGCCAACGACAGCGATGCCAGCAGCATGGGGGGCTGCCAGGGCTCCAACCGCTGCCAGCCAGGGGTCCTGCTGCCCGTTTGGGAGCCCGATGACCCGTCGCTGGGGGACAAAGCAGCGCGGGCCGTGGTCTACTTTGTGGCCATGGTCTACATGTTCCTGGGTGTATCCATCATTGCCGACCGCTTCATGGCATCCATCGAGGTCATCACGTCCAAGGAGAAAGAGATCACTATCACTAAGTCCAACGGCGAGACCAGCGTGGGCACCGTCCGCATCTGGAATGAGACTGTGTCCAACCTCACACTCATGGCCCTGGGCTCCTCGGCCCCTGAGATCCTGCTGTCTGTTATTGAGGTCTGCGGCCACAACTTCCAGGCGGGCGAGCTGGGTCCGGGCACCATCGTGGGCAGCGCCGCCTTCAACATGTTTGTGGTCATTGCCGTGTGCATCTACGTCATCCCGGCCGGTGAGAGCCGCAAGATCAAGCACCTGAGAGTCTTCTTCGTCACCGCTTCCTGGAGTATCTTCGCCTATGTCTGGCTTTATCTCATCCTTGCCGTCTTCTCCCCGGGTGTGGTCCAG GTGTGGGAGGCGCTGCTGACCCTCGTCTTCTTCCCGGTGTGCGTGGTGTTCGCCTGGATGGCTGACAAGCGGCTGCTCTTCTACAAGTACGTGTACAAGCGCTACCGCACCGACCCGCGCAGCGGCATCATCATCGGCGCCGagggcgacccccccaagagCATCGAGCTGGACGGCACGTTCTTGGGCGCCGAGGCGCCGGGCGAGGTgggcggcctgggcccggggCCCGCCGAGGCCCGCGAGCTGGACGCCAGCCGCCGCGAGGTCATCCAGATCCTCAAGGACCTCAAGCAGAAGCACCCGGACAAGGACCTGGAGCAGCTGGTGGGCATTGCCAACTACTACGCGCTGCTGCACCAGCAGAAGAGCCGCGCCTTCTACCGCATCCAGGCCACGCGGCTTATGACGGGCGCGGGCAACGTGCTGCGGCGACACGCGGTGGACGCTTCGCGCAGGGCCACCTCGGCCGAGGGCCCCGGCGAGGACGAGGACGACGGCGCCAGCCGCATCTTCTTTGAGCCCAGCCTCTACCACTGCCTGGAGAACTGTGGCTCCGTGCTGCTGTCCGTCACCTGCCAAGGCGGCGAGGGCAACAGCACCTTCTACGTGGACTACCGCACGGAGGACGGCTCCGCCAAGGCCGGCTCCGACTATGAGTACAG CGAGGGCACGCTGGTGTTCAAGCCGGGCGAGACACTGAAGGAGCTGCGTATCGGCATCATCGACGACGACATCTTCGAGGAGGACGAGCACTTCTTCGTgcggctgctgaacctgcgcgtggGCGACGCGCAGGGCATGTTCGAGCCCGACGGCGGCGGGCGGCCCAAGGGGCGGCTGGTGGCGCCTCTGCTGGCCACCGTCACCATCCTGGACGACGACCACGCGGGCATCTTCTCCTTCCAGGACCGCCTGCTGCACGTGAGCGAGTGCATGGGCACCGTGGACGTGCGCGTCGTGCGCAGCTCGGGCGCGCGCGGCACCGTGCGCCTCCCCTACCGCACAGTGGACGGGACGGCGCGCGGCGGCGGCGTGCACTACGAGGACGCGTGCGGCGAGCTCGAGTTCGGCGACGACGAGACCAT GAAAACTCTTCAGGTGAAGATAGTTGATGATGAGGAATATGAGAAGAAGGATAATTTCTTCATCGAGCTGGGCCAGCCGCAGTGGCTTAAGCGAGGGATTTCAG ctCTGCTACTCAGTCAAG GGGATGGGGACAGGAAACTGACGGCTGAGGAGGAAGAGGCTCGGAGGATAGCAGAAATGGGCAAGCCGGTTCTTGGGGAAAACTGTCGACTGGAGGTCATCATTGAGGAGTCGTATGATTTTAAG AACACAGTGGataaactcatcaagaaaacgaACTTGGCTTTGGTGATTGGGACCCATTCGTGGAGAGAGCAGTTTTTAGAGGCAATTACGGTGAGCGCAG ACACGTTCGCCAGCAAGGTGGCGGCGCTGCAGGACCAGTGCGCCGACGCATCCATCGGCAACGTGACGGGCTCCAACGCCGTGAACGTGTTCCTGGGCCTGGGCGTGGCCTGGTCGGTGGCCGCCGTGTACTGGGCGGTGCAGGGCCGCCCCTTCGAGGTGCGCACCGGCACGCTGGCTTTCTCCGTCACGCTCTTCACCGTCTTCGCCTTCGTGGGGATCGCCGTGCTGCTGTACCGGCGCCGGCCGCACATCGGCGGCGAGCTGGGCGGCCCGCGCGGCCCCAAGCTCGCCACCACCGCGCTCTTCCTGGGCCTCTGGTTCCTCTACATCCTCTTCGCCAGCCTGGAGGCTTACTGCCACATCCGGGGCTTCTAG